Proteins encoded by one window of Myxocyprinus asiaticus isolate MX2 ecotype Aquarium Trade chromosome 35, UBuf_Myxa_2, whole genome shotgun sequence:
- the plaat1 gene encoding phospholipase A and acyltransferase 1, whose amino-acid sequence MTDNQPRKNINMALSEPDNYQSNEEPQPGDLIEIFRPAYQHWALYLGDGYIINLTPVDESPAAAVSSVKSVFSRKAVVRMQLLKEVVGGDTYRINNKYDDNHTPLPVCEIIQRAQLLIGQEVSYDLLGSNCEHFVTLLRYGEGVSEQASRAIGAISLVTAAASAFSVLGLINTRSRNRPF is encoded by the exons ATGACGGATAATCAACCTAGAAAAAACATTAAT ATGGCCTTAAGTGAACCTGATAATTATCAATCTAATGAGGAACCTCAGCCTGGTGACCTCATCGAGATCTTCAGACCGGCTTATCAGCACTGGGCTCTTTACCTGGGTGATGGATACATCATCAATCTCACACCTGTGG ATGAGAGTCCAGCAGCCGCCGTGTCCAGTGTGAAGTCTGTGTTCAGTCGGAAGGCCGTGGTGCGCATGCAGCTCTTGAAGGAGGTTGTGGGAGGAGATACATACAGAATCAACAATAAATATGATGATAATCACACGCCGCTGCCCGTCTGTGAGATCATTCAACGAGCTCAGCTCCTCATTGGACAGGAGGTGTCATATGACCTATTGGGCAGTAACTGTGAACACTTTGTCACTCTACTTCGCTACGGGGAGGGGGTGTCAGAACAG GCGTCTCGGGCGATAGGAGCCATCAGTTTGGTGACGGCTGCAGCGAGTGCCTTCTCAGTACTGGGACTCATCAACACTCGCTCCAGAAACAGACCCTTCTAG